The proteins below come from a single Tribolium castaneum strain GA2 chromosome 9, icTriCast1.1, whole genome shotgun sequence genomic window:
- the cnir gene encoding protein cornichon homolog 4, whose amino-acid sequence MIFSDPLLFAFSLLNTGAVLFLLVYFVITLSDLECDYLNAQECCSKLNQWSLPKLIAHGFLSFLFLIHGHWILALLNLPMAFWMVYELVSVPSGNLGIYDPTEIHNRGQLKKHMRDCMIYLGYYLLFFFAYLYCMIVALLKGDPLNRDDQFEADL is encoded by the exons ATGATATTTTCGGATCCACTGCTTTTCgctttttctcttttaaacACCGGAGCAGTATTATTTCTTCTGGTCTATTTT GTAATTACTTTGTCTGATTTAGAATGCGACTATTTAAACGCTCAAGAATGTTGCTCGAAACTGAACCAGTGGAGTCTCCCTAAATTGATAGCTCATGGGTTTTTATCGtttctgtttttaattcaCGGCCATTGGATTTTAGCACTGCTAAACTTGCCAATGGCATTTTGGATGGTGTATGAGTTAGTATCAGTGCCAAGTGGAAATTTGGGGATCTATGACCCCACAGAGATTCACAATAGAGGTCAATTAAAGAAGCATATGAGGGACTGTATGATTTATTTAGGATATTATTTACTGTTCTTTTTTGCGTATCTGTACTG catGATTGTGGCTTTGTTGAAAGGTGATCCCCTCAACAGAGACGATCAGTTTGAAGCCGACTTATAG
- the LOC657329 gene encoding putative lipid scramblase CLPTM1 — MADPQAENNPSANGQVAKPDETQPTQNAPQQPQHQPTRMESFFAITKSLIIRALIIYFITSFFRKPAPPQTNNTGVTTPSFAAQNMFIEGTPLTLHVYISEKEDLDDYNPSNLFWYRDNLVYGDWTSGPNKDGTYFIEKNITVTDHIRNNGSLFLHAFVTRQGESPNPKAPNYGKQFTQVTKQLNKYKKLKASGTKNLLTGTSEKAVVEDGKIVSHWHPNYTLNLVTDQTAWTYGAVPPPLDQFIKFTPDGKFYKPVLYANDFWNMARDYKPLNETNLVLSLRILYQPLSLFKWQMYAAQGMRQMWNVWGEKEGESDEEQDTLKETLMDTNPYLLGITICVSILHSIFELLAFKNDIQFWNNRNSLEGLSVRSVFFGVFQSLVVLLYVLDNDTNTLVRISCFIGLGIEVWKIYKVVDIKFENGRLVFKDKGSYVESSTKVYDNLAFKYLSWVCFPLLVGYSVYALLYLEHKGWYSFVLDLLYGYLLTFGFIMMTPQLFINYKLKSVAHLPWRMLTYKFLNTFIDDMFAFVIKMPTMYRIGCFRDDIVFLIFLYQRWIYPVDKKRKNEFGYSAEAEENVQGENSIANTQETKKDK; from the exons ATGGCTGATCCCCAAGCCGAGAATAATCCGTCAGCCAACGGCCAAGTGGCCAAACCGGACGAAACCCAACCGACCCAAAATGCA CCCCAGCAACCGCAGCATCAGCCAACCCGAATGGAGTCATTTTTCGCAATCACCAAATCGCTAATAATCCGCGCCTTGATCATCTACTTCATCACGTCCTTCTTCCGCAAACCTGCGCCCCCGCAGACCAACAACACGGGGGTCACTACACCGTCCTTCGCCGCACAGAACATGTTCATCGAGGGGACCCCTCTCACGTTGCATGTTTACATCTCCGAAAAGGAAGACCTGGACGATTATAACCCCTCTAATTTATTTTGGTATCGGGACAACCTTGTCTACGGCGATTGGACGTCGGGCCCCAACAAGGACGGGACCTACTTTATCGAGAAAAACATCACGGTCACGGACCATATTCGAAACAACGGTTCGTTGTTCTTGCACGCGTTTGTGACGCGACAAGGGGAAAGCCCCAACCCGAAAGCCCCCAACTATGGCAAACAGTTCACACAGGTCACCAAACAATTAAACAAGTACAAGAAACTGAAAGCCTCTGGCACTAAAAATCTCCTGACGGGGACCAGTGAGAAGGCCGTAGTTGAAGACGGGAAAATCGTGTCGCATTGGCACCCCAACTACACCCTAAATCTTGTCACGGATCAGACGGCGTGGACTTACGGGGCTGTCCCGCCCCCTCTTGACCAGTTCATCAAATTCACCCCTGACGGTAAATTCTACAAGCCGGTCTTGTACGCGAACGATTTTTGGAACATGGCGCGCGATTACAAGCCGCTGAACGAGACGAATTTAGTTCTCTCGTTGCGAATTTTGTACCAGCCTTTGAGCCTCTTCAAGTGGCAGATGTACGCAGCCCAGGGCATGCGGCAGATGTGGAACGTCTGGGGCGAGAAGGAGGGCGAGTCGGACGAGGAGCAAGACACCCTGAAGGAGACACTGATGGACACGAACCCCTATCTTTTAGGGATCACGATTTGTGTCTCCATTCTCCACTCCATCTTTGAGTTGTTAGCCTTTAAGAACGACATCCAGTTCTGGAACAACCGCAACTCGCTGGAGGGACTCTCGGTTCGTTCCGTTTTTTTCGGAGTGTTTCAGTCGCTAGTCGTTTTGCTGTACGTCCTCGATAACGACACGAATACTTTAGTCCGGATTAGCTGTTTCATAGGTTTGGGGATCGAGGTTTGGAAAATCTACAAAGTTGTGGACATTAAGTTCGAGAATGGTCGCCTCGTTTTCAAGGATAAGGGCTCGTACGTTGAGAGCAGCACCAAAGTGTACGATAATCTAGCTTTTAAGTATTTATCGTGGGTGTGTTTCCCGCTTTTGGTGGGTTACAGTGTTTACGCGTTGCTGTATCTCGAGCACAAAGGTTGGTATTCGTTTGTATTGGATTTGTTGTACGGTTATTTGTTAACTTTTGGATTTATAATGATGACGCCTCAGCTTTTTATCAACTACAAACTCAAATCCGTCGCACATTTGCCGTGGCGTATGTTGACTTACAAGTTTTTGAACACTTTCATAGACGATATGTTCGcctttgttattaaaatgccAACAATGTACAGAATAGGGTGCTTTAGGGATGATATTGTTTTTCTCATATTCTTGTACCAACGGTGGATTTATCCCGTTGATAAAAAGAGGAAGAATGAATTCGGGTACAGTGCCGAGGCCGAGGAAAACGTTCAGGGAGAGAACAGTATTGCAAATAcacaagaaactaaaaaagataaatga
- the eEF1gamma gene encoding elongation factor 1-gamma isoform X2, which produces MAAGTLYTYPDNFRAAKALIAAQYSKSNVKVSPNFVFGETNKSKEFLKKFPSGKVPAFESNDGKYLQDSNAIAYYVANEQLRGKSEYEKAQILQWVGFGESEILPAGCAWVFPILGVVKKNAATEEGYARAKEDMRAALAILDSHLLTRTYLVGERITLADIVVACNLSNLYKYAFDPDFRKPFVNVNRWFTTLINQPQFKAVLGQVQFLDKVAQPFTGAQGGEGKNKKKEEKKEKKQQQQPKKETPKKEKEPVEEMDAAEAALAAEPKSKDPFESMPKGTFNMDDFKRFYSNEDEAKSIPYFWEKFDPENYTIWYGEYKYPEELTKIFMSCNLITGMYQRLDKMRKQAFASVCLFGEDNNSSISGIWVWRGHDLAFTLSPDWQIDYESYDWKKLDAKSEETKKLVAQYFSWTGTDKKGRKFNQGKIFK; this is translated from the exons ATGGCTGCAGGA acaCTGTACACCTATCCCGACAATTTCCGTGCTGCTAAGGCTTTAATCGCTGCCCAGTACTCCAAAAGCAATGTTAAAGTAAgcccaaactttgtgttcggtGAAACCAACAAGTCGAAAGAATTCTTAAAGAAATTTCCCAGTGGAAAG GTGCCAGCTTTCGAGTCAAACGATGGCAAGTATCTGCAAGACAGCAACGCAATTGCTTACTACGTCGCCAATGAACAATTGAGAGGCAAGTCGGAGTACGAGAAAGCCCAGATTTTGCAATGGGTGGGCTTTGGAGAGTCGGAGATACTCCCAGCTGGCTGTGCCTGGGTGTTCCCCATTTTGGGGGTTGTCAAGAAGAACGCCGCCACTGAGGAG GGATATGCAAGAGCCAAGGAGGACATGAGGGCTGCTCTGGCAATCCTAGACAGCCATTTGCTTACCCGTACTTATCTAGTTGGGGAACGTATCACTTTAGCTGATATTGTTGTAGCTTGCaatctttcaaatttatacAAATATGCGTTCGATCCCGACTTTAGAAAACCATTCGTCAACGTTAACAGATGGTTCACAACTTTAATCAACCAACCTCAGTTTAAGGCCGTTTTGGGCCAGGTGCAATTTTTGGACAAAGTTGCACAACCTTTCACCGGCGCGCAGGGAGGTGAAG GTAAGAACAAAAAGAAAGAggagaaaaaagagaagaagcagcagcagcagcctAAAAAGGAAACACCAAAAAAGGAGAAAGAGCCCGTTGAAGAAATGGATGCGGCTGAAGCAGCGCTCGCTGCCGAGCCCAAATCGAAGGACCCCTTTGAATCCATGCCCAAAGGGACGTTCAATATGGACGATTTCAAGAGATTTTATTCTAACGAAGATGAAGCCAAATCAATTCCGTATTTCTGGGAGAAGTTCGATCCTGAAAACTACACTATTTGGTACGGGGAATATAAGTACCCTGAAGAGCTCACTAAGATTTTTATGAGCTGCAATTTGATCACCGGAATGTATCAGAGATTGGATAAAATGCGCAAACAAGCCTTTGCCTCAGTTTGTCTTTTTGGTGAGGACAATAACAGTTCAATCTCCGGGATTTGGGTGTGGAGGGGCCACGACCTCGCATTCACT TTGAGTCCTGACTGGCAAATCGACTACGAGTCGTATGATTGGAAGAAATTGGATGCAAAATCAGAAGAGACTAAAAAATTAGTTGCCCAATACTTCTCATGGACTGGCACTGACAAAAAGGGAAGGAAGTTTAACCAGGGCAAAATCTTTAAGTAA
- the LOC657487 gene encoding uncharacterized protein LOC657487 — translation MMNSVASELRYDMFLVFLIALFTSVRSVDLPEPKFQVLTPDELMVEVPHYGEAKLVMFRIGVRRKDQNEEYLELGENDVSNHRIFIYDQRLNLQKDDVVNYLLAFRDKKGYEARTGNYVFDGVYCKKPRRNRFRRSISTTTVRAEFNLDGPDPDTEEAFPVEPRFGHHPHRGGGWPNHGPHHGFNPFGPHRPHYPPFSPYPNQPPPFGPPPNFGGDCNDHRHDRCHGRDTERIEGSTETSVDYHCKMCKYGSSERTSTTTVASTTEDSPEIDIRFSD, via the exons ATGATGAACTCAGTCGCTTCGGAACTTCGGTACGATATGTTCTTGGTTTTTTTGATCGCGCTCTTCACCAGTGTCAGGAGTGTTGACTTGCCGGAGCCAAAGTTTCAAGTCCTCACTCCGGACGAGTTGATGGTCGAAGTGCCCCATTATGGCGAGGCGAAGTTAGTGATGTTCCGGATAGGTGTTAGACGCAAAGACCAAAATGAGGAATATCTAGAACTGGGGGAGAACGACGTCAGCAACCACCGGATTTTCATTTACGACCAGCGGCTCAACTTGCAGAAAGACGATGTCGTGAATTACTTACTCGCGTTTCGAGATAAAAAGGGTTACGAGGCACGAACGGGAAACTACGTTTTTGATGGAG TTTATTGCAAGAAGCCTCGTCGTAACCGCTTCCGTCGCTCGATTTCGACAACGACCGTCAGAGCCGAGTTTAATCTCGACGGCCCTGATCCTGACACCGAGGAGGCCTTTCCGGTGGAGCCCCGCTTTGGGCACCATCCTCACCGAGGTGGGGGCTGGCCGAACCACGGCCCCCATCACGGGTTCAACCCTTTCGGGCCGCACCGGCCGCACTATCCCCCGTTTTCGCCCTACCCCAACCAACCGCCACCTTTTGGACCTCCCCCGAACTTCGGGGGTGACTGCAATGACCATCGGCACGACCGGTGCCACGGACGCGACACCGAAAGGATCGAGGGCTCCACTGAGACAAGTGTGGACTACCACTGCAAAATGTGCAAGTACGGCAGTTCCGAAAGGACTTCCACCACAACTGTGGCGAGTACGACTGAAGACTCGCCCGAAATTGATATTAGGTTTTCTGACTAG
- the eEF1gamma gene encoding elongation factor 1-gamma isoform X1, producing MAAGTLYTYPDNFRAAKALIAAQYSKSNVKVSPNFVFGETNKSKEFLKKFPSGKVPAFESNDGKYLQDSNAIAYYVANEQLRGKSEYEKAQILQWVGFGESEILPAGCAWVFPILGVVKKNAATEEGYARAKEDMRAALAILDSHLLTRTYLVGERITLADIVVACNLSNLYKYAFDPDFRKPFVNVNRWFTTLINQPQFKAVLGQVQFLDKVAQPFTGAQGGEAANTNSIVAEKNNKKKSKNKKKEEKKEKKQQQQPKKETPKKEKEPVEEMDAAEAALAAEPKSKDPFESMPKGTFNMDDFKRFYSNEDEAKSIPYFWEKFDPENYTIWYGEYKYPEELTKIFMSCNLITGMYQRLDKMRKQAFASVCLFGEDNNSSISGIWVWRGHDLAFTLSPDWQIDYESYDWKKLDAKSEETKKLVAQYFSWTGTDKKGRKFNQGKIFK from the exons ATGGCTGCAGGA acaCTGTACACCTATCCCGACAATTTCCGTGCTGCTAAGGCTTTAATCGCTGCCCAGTACTCCAAAAGCAATGTTAAAGTAAgcccaaactttgtgttcggtGAAACCAACAAGTCGAAAGAATTCTTAAAGAAATTTCCCAGTGGAAAG GTGCCAGCTTTCGAGTCAAACGATGGCAAGTATCTGCAAGACAGCAACGCAATTGCTTACTACGTCGCCAATGAACAATTGAGAGGCAAGTCGGAGTACGAGAAAGCCCAGATTTTGCAATGGGTGGGCTTTGGAGAGTCGGAGATACTCCCAGCTGGCTGTGCCTGGGTGTTCCCCATTTTGGGGGTTGTCAAGAAGAACGCCGCCACTGAGGAG GGATATGCAAGAGCCAAGGAGGACATGAGGGCTGCTCTGGCAATCCTAGACAGCCATTTGCTTACCCGTACTTATCTAGTTGGGGAACGTATCACTTTAGCTGATATTGTTGTAGCTTGCaatctttcaaatttatacAAATATGCGTTCGATCCCGACTTTAGAAAACCATTCGTCAACGTTAACAGATGGTTCACAACTTTAATCAACCAACCTCAGTTTAAGGCCGTTTTGGGCCAGGTGCAATTTTTGGACAAAGTTGCACAACCTTTCACCGGCGCGCAGGGAGGTGAAG cTGCTAATACTAACAGTATTGTTGcggagaaaaataataaaaagaaga GTAAGAACAAAAAGAAAGAggagaaaaaagagaagaagcagcagcagcagcctAAAAAGGAAACACCAAAAAAGGAGAAAGAGCCCGTTGAAGAAATGGATGCGGCTGAAGCAGCGCTCGCTGCCGAGCCCAAATCGAAGGACCCCTTTGAATCCATGCCCAAAGGGACGTTCAATATGGACGATTTCAAGAGATTTTATTCTAACGAAGATGAAGCCAAATCAATTCCGTATTTCTGGGAGAAGTTCGATCCTGAAAACTACACTATTTGGTACGGGGAATATAAGTACCCTGAAGAGCTCACTAAGATTTTTATGAGCTGCAATTTGATCACCGGAATGTATCAGAGATTGGATAAAATGCGCAAACAAGCCTTTGCCTCAGTTTGTCTTTTTGGTGAGGACAATAACAGTTCAATCTCCGGGATTTGGGTGTGGAGGGGCCACGACCTCGCATTCACT TTGAGTCCTGACTGGCAAATCGACTACGAGTCGTATGATTGGAAGAAATTGGATGCAAAATCAGAAGAGACTAAAAAATTAGTTGCCCAATACTTCTCATGGACTGGCACTGACAAAAAGGGAAGGAAGTTTAACCAGGGCAAAATCTTTAAGTAA
- the Glyp gene encoding glycogen phosphorylase: MSIPQSDVERRKQISVRGIAQVGDVNEIKKTFNRHLHYTLVKDRNVATARDYYFALAHTVKDHLVSRWIRTQQYYYEKDPKRVYYLSLEFYMGRSLSNTMINLGIQNSVDEALYQLGLDIEELEELEEDAGLGNGGLGRLAACFLDSMATLGMAAYGYGIRYEYGIFAQKIINGEQQEEPDDWLRFGNPWEKARPEYMLPVNFYGNVVDTPNGKKWVNTQVIFALPYDSPIPGYNNNVVNTLRLWSAKSPIDFNLKFFNDGDYIQAVLDRNLAENISRVLYPNDNNFGGKELRLKQEYFMCAATLQDIIRRFKAAKFGTREYTRTDFDLLPDKVAIQLNDTHPSLAIPELMRILVDIEGLPWNKAWNITVKTCAYTNHTVLPEALERWPVEMLQNILPRHLEIIYQINHLHLEEVLKKWPGDLDRMRRMSLIEEEGGKRVNMAHLSIVGSHAVNGVARIHSEIIKSDLFKDFYEMTPEKFQNKTNGITPRRWLLMCNPGLSDLISDKIGEDWVVHLDQLSKLTQWAKDPNFQRAVMKVKQENKLKLAQLLEKEYGVKINPGSMFDIHVKRIHEYKRQLLNCLHIITLYNRIKRNPSAKCTPRTVMIGGKAAPGYYTAKKIIKLINCVANVVNNDPMVGDKLKVIFLENYRVSLAEKIIPAADLSEQISTAGTEASGTGNMKFQLNGALTIGTLDGANVEMAEEMGRENIFIFGMTVEEVEELKRKGYNAYDYYNANPELKLVVDQIQNGFFTPNNPDEFKDLADILLKYDRFFLLADYDAYIKKQEEASNVYQDQAKWVEMAIHNIASSGKFSSDRTIIEYGREIWGVEPSYEKLPAPHEPRELTLKEN; this comes from the exons ATGTCCATCCCCCAATCGGACGTCGAAAGACGCAAACAAATCAGTGTCCGAGGGATCGCCCAAGTGGGCGACGTCAACGAGATCAAGAAGACCTTCAACAGGCATCTTCACTACACCCTCGTCAAGGACAGGAATGTTGCCACTGCAAGAGATTACTACTTCGCTCTGGCGCACACGGTGAAGGACCATTTGGTCTCGAGATGGATCAGGACGCAGCAGTATTACTACGAGAAGGACCCCAAG AGAGTATACTACCTCTCGTTGGAATTCTACATGGGCCGCTCTCTCTCCAACACAATGATCAACCTCGGGATCCAAAATTCCGTGGACGAGGCTCTCTATCAGCTAGGTTTGGACATCGAAGAGTTGGAGGAATTGGAGGAGGACGCGGGCTTGGGTAACGGCGGCTTGGGCCGACTGGCGGCTTGTTTCCTGGACTCGATGGCGACTCTAGGGATGGCCGCCTATGGCTACGGCATCCGCTACGAGTACGGGATTTTCGCCCAAAAAATCATAAACGGGGAGCAACAGGAGGAGCCCGACGATTGGCTCCGGTTCGGCAACCCGTGGGAGAAAGCCCGGCCTGAGTACATGCTCCCTGTTAATTTTTACGGCAATGTTGTCGACACCCCGAATGGGAAAAAATGGGTCAACACCCAAGTGATTTTCGCCCTGCCGTATGATAGTCCCATCCCCGGCTATAACAACAACGTTGTCAACACGCTGCGCTTGTGGTCGGCGAAATCGCCCATTGATTTTAATCTCAAATTCT TCAACGACGGTGATTATATTCAAGCCGTCCTCGACCGTAATCTAGCTGAAAACATCTCGCGTGTGTTGTACCccaatgataataatttcgGGGGGAAAGAGCTGCGTCTGAAACAGGAGTATTTCATGTGTGCTGCCACCCTCCAAGACATTATCCGGCGCTTTAAAGCGGCCAAGTTCGGCACTCGCGAGTACACAAGAACTGATTTCGATTTGTTACCCGATAAGGTTGCGATTCAGTTGAATGATACTCACCCTTCTTTGGCTATTCCCGAATTGATGCGCATTTTGGTCGACATTGAGGGACTCCCCTGGAATAAAGCGTGGAATATCACGGTCAAAACGTGCGCTTATACCAACCATACCGTACTACCTGAAGCTCTAGAGCGGTGGCCGGTGGAAATGCTCCAAAATATTTTACCGAGACATTTGGAGATTATCTACCAAATTAATCACTTACACCTTGAGgaggttttgaaaaaatggccTGGGGACCTTGACAGGATGCGCCGCATGTCTCTGATTGAGGAAGAGGGCGGGAAACGAGTGAATATGGCCCATTTGTCCATTGTGGGGTCACATGCAGTGAACGGGGTCGCAAGAATTCACTCAGAGATTATCAAGAGCGATTT GTTTAAGGATTTCTACGAAATGACTCCGGAAAAGTTCCAGAACAAGACCAACGGAATCACCCCCCGCCGATGGCTCCTTATGTGTAACCCCGGCCTGAGCGACTTGATTTCGGATAAAATCGGCGAGGACTGGGTCGTCCACCTCGACCAGCTCTCCAAGTTGACCCAATGGGCCAAAGACCCCAATTTCCAAAGGGCCGTGATGAAGGTCAAGCAGGAAAACAAGCTAAAACTCGCCCAACTTCTGGAGAAGGAATACGGCGTGAAAATAAATCCCGGTTCGATGTTCGACATTCACGTCAAACGCATACACGAGTACAAGCGGCAACTGTTGAACTGCCTCCACATTATCACGCTTTATAACAGAATCAAGCGGAACCCTTCGGCTAAATGCACCCCCAGGACGGTCATGATCGGGGGAAAAGCGGCGCCGGGTTATTACACCgcgaaaaaaatcatcaaactGATCAACTGTGTGGCTAATGTTGTGAACAACGACCCCATGGTTGGGGATAAGTTGAAGGTGATCTTCCTGGAGAACTATCGCGTGTCACTTGCCGAGAAAATAATCCCTGCTGCGGATCTAAGCGAGCAGATTTCGACCGCTGGGACGGAGGCCTCCGGGACCGGAAATATGAAGTTCCAGCTAAATGGGGCCTTGACCATTGGGACGCTGGACGGAGCGAATGTGGAAATGGCCGAGGAGATGGGTCGcgagaatatttttattttcgggATGACTGTTGAAGAAGTGGAAGAGTTGAAACGGAAGGGTTACAACGCGTACGATTACTACAACGCGAACCCCGAACTGAAACTTGTGGTTGACCAGATTCAGAACGGGTTTTTCACTCCGAATAATCCCGATGAGTTTAAAGACTTAGCGGATATTTTGCTGAAGTACGATCGGTTCTTTTTATTGGCCGATTATGATGCTTATATTAAGAAACAGGAAGAAGCAAGCAATGTCTATCAG GATCAAGCCAAATGGGTTGAAATGGCCATTCACAACATCGCATCGTCGGGGAAATTTTCCAGCGATCGGACCATTATTGAATATGGACGGGAGATATGGGGCGTTGAACCTAGTTATGAGAAACTCCCAGCGCCCCACGAACCACGAGAATTGACCCTTAAGGAGAACtaa